A genomic region of Oncorhynchus mykiss isolate Arlee chromosome 4, USDA_OmykA_1.1, whole genome shotgun sequence contains the following coding sequences:
- the LOC118964406 gene encoding LOW QUALITY PROTEIN: TATA box-binding protein-associated factor RNA polymerase I subunit A-like (The sequence of the model RefSeq protein was modified relative to this genomic sequence to represent the inferred CDS: substituted 1 base at 1 genomic stop codon): MSVVSLETPRETGFHKTTRNCLQHIREVLLHHRWQDAAEYMASYSQTLEDTTANMPQLYAEIIWRIGTEILHHHPDSTLEDYNSFYERVKHSGVKHYLKVCLEHSFHLLVNGQFEDAKIQLSIAESWRYGKQSAGQSLXFDLIRAYSGFLDYLIWCDKKATASSTDEYDAAVNQEMHSYFRQSSVNLKEIMKLPGVWDPFVLSYIDMLEFYNDHEGAVKVLNDYAYDDSFPPNPNAHVYLYRYMKKQNHPLKKLLKVLKILHTLVPSHELMPEYCSLLVESENEGDLQKALGVVLDLLDYSSWRSNLDVWNHLMNIIKRLRMKKQWLKIFAEEMGYRKDWWLAIHFSTFQARKDSAENRELLEVKSFVVGAFCPHYASMYCGVGKAARKGVTSDARKAKRNPKPLKNIRRLRRERGQQSQD, translated from the exons GAGGTCTTGCTGCACCATAGATGGCAGGATGCCGCAGAGTACATGGCCAGTTACTCACAGACACTGGAGGATACCACCGCAAACATGCCACAACTCTACGCTGAG ATCATTTGGAGGATAGGCACAGAGATACTACACCACCATCCCGACTCGACGCTGGAAGACTACAACAGTTTCTATGAGCGAGTGAAACACTCAGGAGTAAAGCATTACCTGAAG GTCTGTCTGGAGCACTCGTTCCATCTCCTGGTCAATGGGCAGTTTGAGGATGCCAAGATTCAGCTGTCCATCGCTGAGAGCTGGAGGTATGGCAAGCAGTCAGCCGGTCAGTCCC tttgatttgatttgatccggGCCTATAGTGGCTTCCTGGATTACTTAATCTGGTGTGACAAGAAAGCCACTGCATCCAGCACAG ATGAGTATGATGCAGCTGTCAACCAAGAAATGCATAGCTACTTCCGACAATCTTCTGTGAACCTGAAGGAGATCATGAAGCTTCCTGGCGTCTGGGATCCTTTTGTTCTGAGTTACATTGAT ATGCTGGAATTCTACAACGATCACGAGGGAGCTGTGAAGGTTCTAAATGACTATGCCTATGACGACAGTTTCCCACCCAACCCCAATGCCCATGTCTACCTATACCGGTACATGAAGAAACAGAACCACCCACTGAAGAAACTTCTCAAAGTGCTGAAG ATCCTGCATACATTGGTCCCAAGTCATGAGTTGATGCCAGAATACTGTTCTCTTCTGGTAGAGTCGG AGAATGAGGGTGATCTTCAGAAGGCTCTAGGTGTGGTTCTGGATCTCCTGGACTACTCCAGTTGGAGGAGCAACTTGGATGTCTGGAACCATTTGATGAACATCATCAAGAGACTGAGGATGAA AAAACAATGGCTGAAGATTTTTGCAGAGGAGATGGGGTACAGAAAGGACTGGTGGCTAGCAATACACTTCTCAACATTCCAGGCCAGGAAAGATTCGGCAGAGAATAGAGAGCTACTGGAAGTGAAGAGCTTTGTTGTTGGAGCCTTTTGTCCTCACT ATGCCTCCATGTACTGCGGTGTTGGTAAGGCAGCCCGAAAAGGAGTGACTTCTGATGCTCGAAAGGCTAAGAGGAATCCTAAACCGCTAAAAAATATAAGAAGGCTCCGGAGAGAAAGGGGACAGCAAAGCCAAGACTGA